The DNA region AGAACTTTTCGTGGTAATATCCGGATGTGTTCCCTCACTAATTGGTGACGATGTTGATGCAGTGGTCAGTGAATTCCGGGATAAAGTACCCATAGTTCATGTTAATGCACCTGGATTCAGTGGTAACTCATATGAAGGCTATGAATTATTCTTTGAGGCAATTATTGACCAGCTTTTGACTGAAAAACCCAAAAAAAAGAAACTTGTCAACATATTCGGTGTTGTGCCCTATAACCATGTTTTCTGGAAAGGTGAACTTCCCACCGTGAAAAAACTCCTGGCTAATATTGGTGTTGAAGCCAACATCATATTCACCGAGGAAAATGGGCTTTCCAATATCCAGCAGATACCCGCTGCAGAATATAACATAGTACTCTCACCATGGAACGGTCATCGAATAGTTAAAAAACTTGAAAAACAGTTTGGAACGCCTTTTATAACATTCCCCAGTGTGCCAGTAGGTGCTAAACAGACTGGTGAGTTTCTACGGACAGTTGCCGAAAAATTGAAAGTGCCTTCAAAGAAGGTGGAAGAAGTCATTGCCAGGGAAGAAAACTGGACTTATCGGTACATGGAATATCCGGGTGATGCAATCATCCTGGTACGTCCCCACTCCTACTTTGCAGTGGCAGCAGATAGTAACACTGCCATCGGCATCACCAAGTTCCTTACCAATGAAATTGGTTATCTGCCGGATATTGTACAGATAACTGATAATCCTCCAGAAGAGTATCAGGAAATCATTGCTAAGGAAATATTGGACAATATAGACACAGTGGTTAAACCGGAAATAGTCTTTGAAAGTGACACCTACAAAATAAGGAAAAACTTGGAGGATCGGCCCTTCCAGTTCCTCTTCTCAAGTTCTCTTGAGGCTCCAACAGCAATGGAAGACTTTGGAGCACTGCACATAACCACCGCATTTCCAGTGTTCAACAAATCTGTGCTGGTACATAACTATGCCGGTTATGATGGAGGACTGCGTTTAGTGGAAGATGTTGTCAGTTCATTCGTTGGGCCTCTCTGAAAAGGCAGCTAATCTATCACAGAATATATTTTGGAAATTACCAACCGGTTTCCAAGTTCTGAAGTGTTGGTACTTAAACATAGAATGAAAATTGATGGACATGATCAACTACCATTTAGAGTGTGATTATTAATTATCCATCATATTCTCATTCTTTAGAAAAAATAAAGTTAAAAACAAAATAAAATCTGAAAAAAAACTCTATAAAATAATCTAAAGGAAAATACTCTGAAAAATTGTGAAAAATATCAAATTAAGTTAAATTTGATTTTAAAAGTTAAAAAGAGGTTTTTATATGACAAAAAGAAAGCAAATTGCAATATACGGAAAAGGCGGTATCGGAAAATCGACAACAACCTCTAATTTAAGTGCAGCCTTGTCTGATATTGGTTATAACGTGATGCAGATTGGCTGCGACCCAAAAAATGATTCAACAACAACCCTCAGGAATGGAAAACCAATACCAACAGTTATGGACACCATTAGAAGCGGTTCCCATGACCTGAGCAATTTAATACATGAAGGTTACAATGGAATTCACTGTGTTGAAGCTGGTGGCCCTGAACCAGGTGTGGGATGTGCCGGGCGCGGTATTATCGCAGCAATAGAACTCCTTGATTCTAATGGCATAATAGATGATTATGATCCAGATATTGTTATCTACGATGTGCTGGGTGACGTTGTCTGCGGGGGATTTGCCATTCCCATCAGACAGGGAATCGCAGAACAGGTATACACAGTTACTTCCTCAGACTACATGGCAATTTATGCGGTTAACAACCTCTTTAAAGGTATATTAAAATATTCTGGTAGTGGAGGCGCACTACTGGGAGGTATTATTGCCAACTCCATAACCAAATCCTCTCAGAAAAATATGATAGATGACTTCAGTGCAAAGACAGATACCGAAGTTATTGAATACGTTCCCCGTTCCCCAACTGTCACCCGCTGTGAACTGGACGGTGTTACCACCATTGAAGGTGCTCCAGATTCCAAACAGGCTGAGGTGTACCGGGAACTTGCCCGGAAGGTAATAAATAACAAGAATGCCTACATTCCTCAACCATTTGAAGTTGATGATCTTGCAGATTGGGCCTCTTCCTGGATAAATAAATTGCTCCTAGAAGAAAAAGTAACTCATGATGGAATACAGTCTGGAGGAAGTGGTGTTTAATAAATGAAGTATCACCAAACAATGAAAGAGAAGCTGAGGCATTAGATATGGTAAATAAAAAAAATGTGACTTTCTTAGCTTTAATAATAGTACTTGTTCTTGTAGCTGGAATTTATCTGGCTGTTGTGGGATCAGGAACAAGTACTAATTCAATGACTAAGAACTCCTCGTGTGTTAAATGTGGTGCAACAAACCAAAGTGAATCATTAAATGAAACCACAAATGCAAACCATGATACTAAAAATGGATCACTTACTAATCCCACTTGTTGCACATGAAAAGTGATTATTGACGGACTATTCCTGATTAAAAATAATATATTTTCTTATTTTCAAAAAAGGGATGGTTAAATCTATTAAACAGTTAAAAAAAAATCGTGAAATTTATATAAGATGCAGTCATTTAACGATCGTTATATAACGATAGTAATGGATTGTTTAAGCCGCTCTTCAGTCTAGACTGCTCTTCATATAAACCAATTAAATGGAGGATAGTGAAAATGAAAAGAAAATTAGAAAAAATTGATAATATAAACGAAAATAGCCAATCATATCAAAAGAGCGACTGTGGTATTAATAGTTCTCACTATAATGAATTAAATGGGAAAAGTGAACTATTTGAGGCTTTGAGGGATTAATATGGTTAATAAAAAAATAGTGGGAATTGCAGCCATTATAATTATAATTGCTGTTATTGTTGGTGCTTATTTTGTCAGTTCCTCTAGTGCAAACACTATAAAACAGGGATATGTGCCCAGTACTGGTGATGCCCTTGTTTTCATAGCCTACGAGGAAGGATTTTTCAAAGATGAAGGTTTAGATGTTCAATTAACCCAATTTTCGTCTGTTGTTGATGAGAACAATGCACTTGCAGCGGATAAAATTGATGTCATGGCTGGTGGGGTAGGAGAACCTCTAAACTTGATTTCTAAAGGTCAAAATCTCTCGGTTATAGGTGGAATCATGGCTGGAGATTCAGCTGTCATATCATCTCCAGGAAAAGTTGCAGAACTGCAAGATATCCAGAATTTCAAGGGTAAAACCGTGGCTACAGTAAGAACTTCTACTGGTGATGTTATATGGAAAGCCGCACTTCTTAATGCTGGAATAAATGAAAGTTCAATAAAAATTGTGGAATTCAAAACTCCCGGTGATGTTATACAGGCAGTTAAATCAGGAAAAGCTGATGCCGGTATTGTATGGCCACCATTTGAATACACTGCAGAACAACAGAATCTTTCAATTGTCAAATTCTCAAACGATTACATACCAAACCTTCCATGCTGCAGAGCAACCGTGAAAACATCCACATTGCAAAAAAATCCTGATAAATGGATTAAATACGAAAGAGCATTGATAAAAGCCTATGATTTCTACAAAAATAATCCAGATAAAACCGTTAATATAACTGCTAAATACGTTGATATGGATAAAGGGGTGCTAAAAACTGCATTGTACAATGATAAACTTTCATTATCACCAGATCCAAACAAAAAAGGCACGTTAGAATATTGGGCTATACTCAATAAGATCGGTTATGTCAATACAGGAAACACTGATCTTTCCCAATATATTAACACAACTGTGTATAAAACAGCTCTGGATCAGATTGTAAAAGAAAATCCAAACAATGCCAACTACCAAACCTTAGAAACAGAGTACAGCCAAAATGATGCGTGAATTAATTAATTCACCCTATCTTTTTTTAAACCGCGAAATTTTTATGAGGTTCTAAAATGGCTAATATAACCATAGAAAATGTTTCAATGAAATTTGAATTAGATGACTCAGAAGTTACAGCACTAACCGGTATAAATCTTAAATTAAACGATGGTGATTTTGTTTCCATTATTGGCCCTAGCGGCTGTGGAAAAAGCACCCTTATAGATATTATAGCAGGACTCAAAAAACCAAGCCAAGGAAAAGTTTTAGTGGAGAATAAAGAAGTTACCAAACCCGGATCAGATTTTGGCATAGTTTTTCAGGATTATTCACTTTTTCCCTGGATGAGTGCTTACGAAAATCTGTACTTCGCAATTGAACACACCAATAAAAAATTAAGTAAAGAGGAGATTAAAAGAAAATCCAAAAAATATCTGGATACAGTGGGGCTTTCCAAGTTTGCTGATAAATTCCCTAGAACTTTATCCGGTGGTATGCGTCAAAGACTTGCAATAGCCCGGATGTTTGCCATAAAACCCAAAGCTTTCTTAATGGATGAACCTTTCGGAGCATTAGATGCCTTAAACAAAGTTTATATGCAAGATTTGTTGGTTTATCTATGGACCCGGGGTGATAAACGAGAAACAACCCTTTACGTAACCCATGATGTAGATGAGGCTTTGTTTTTTTCCGACAGAATAGTGGTTATGACACCATCCCCCGGCAGAATCAAAGAAATAATAAATGTTGACTTCCCCAGACCACGATGCAGGGTTGATATTGCAAAATCTGCAGAATATATGAGTTTACGTTCAAAACTCATTTCTCTACTGCATGATGAGATGTTAGAATCCATTGCTGAACAGGAAAAACATTTGAGGGATTTAAAATGAGTTTTCAGGAAAAATCATTACAATGGTTTCCAACCAAATTAAGGACCAACTTACAGCATTTACTTGTATTTGGTATCTTCTTCGTGCTGTTTGCCATCACATTTGTATTGCCCAATACTTCTATTCCTGTAGGTACCAATTTGTTTGGCGCTGCACTGGGCTTATTAACATTATTATTTGCTATAGAAATATACATCCACAGAGAAGACTCTCAAAAAACAGTGGATCTCTTTCTAGTTCTGGGACTGGTGTTATTACTGTGGGATGTTGCAACCAGATTAAGCCTGATTGATACTATTCTTTTCCCAACACCTGAAGCAGTTTTTGCAGTTTATTCCCAGGATTACAGTAACATAATAACTGGAATATTCAGTTCACTTTCCATACTAGGTACCGGGTACTTATTTGCTGTAATACTGGCAGTACCCATTGGTTTAGTTATAGGATGGAGAAAACGGGTTTACAATGTGGCTTATCCCATCGCCAAAGTCGCATCCCCTGTTCCTCCCATAGTTTACATGCCGTATGCCATAGCATTACTCCCCTCCTTCTTCCTTTCATCGACTTTCCTGATATTTATCGGGGCTTTCTGGCCCATATTAGTCGGTGTAATATACGGTGTGTTTAGTATTGATCATCGGATATTAAACTCAGCCAAGACACTGGGATTGGATGAAATAACCATCATGAAAAAGGTACTGCTGCCAGGTTCAATGCAATCAATATTCTCCGGAGCGCTTATTGGTTTGATAATATCATTCATAACCCTAACTGCAGCTGAGATCGTAGGCGCCAGT from Methanobacterium formicicum includes:
- a CDS encoding nitrogenase component 1, translating into MTENRLQSKQGTYTLENPGKHTLEAPRFSCSLAGAYGTTLGIRGGIPILHSGAGCGVGQLFGTLYAGGQGAGGNEGGTSTPCSCLVEDHVIFGGEKKLRNLIQSTTEIFNGELFVVISGCVPSLIGDDVDAVVSEFRDKVPIVHVNAPGFSGNSYEGYELFFEAIIDQLLTEKPKKKKLVNIFGVVPYNHVFWKGELPTVKKLLANIGVEANIIFTEENGLSNIQQIPAAEYNIVLSPWNGHRIVKKLEKQFGTPFITFPSVPVGAKQTGEFLRTVAEKLKVPSKKVEEVIAREENWTYRYMEYPGDAIILVRPHSYFAVAADSNTAIGITKFLTNEIGYLPDIVQITDNPPEEYQEIIAKEILDNIDTVVKPEIVFESDTYKIRKNLEDRPFQFLFSSSLEAPTAMEDFGALHITTAFPVFNKSVLVHNYAGYDGGLRLVEDVVSSFVGPL
- a CDS encoding AAA family ATPase, translated to MTKRKQIAIYGKGGIGKSTTTSNLSAALSDIGYNVMQIGCDPKNDSTTTLRNGKPIPTVMDTIRSGSHDLSNLIHEGYNGIHCVEAGGPEPGVGCAGRGIIAAIELLDSNGIIDDYDPDIVIYDVLGDVVCGGFAIPIRQGIAEQVYTVTSSDYMAIYAVNNLFKGILKYSGSGGALLGGIIANSITKSSQKNMIDDFSAKTDTEVIEYVPRSPTVTRCELDGVTTIEGAPDSKQAEVYRELARKVINNKNAYIPQPFEVDDLADWASSWINKLLLEEKVTHDGIQSGGSGV
- a CDS encoding ABC transporter substrate-binding protein, whose protein sequence is MVNKKIVGIAAIIIIIAVIVGAYFVSSSSANTIKQGYVPSTGDALVFIAYEEGFFKDEGLDVQLTQFSSVVDENNALAADKIDVMAGGVGEPLNLISKGQNLSVIGGIMAGDSAVISSPGKVAELQDIQNFKGKTVATVRTSTGDVIWKAALLNAGINESSIKIVEFKTPGDVIQAVKSGKADAGIVWPPFEYTAEQQNLSIVKFSNDYIPNLPCCRATVKTSTLQKNPDKWIKYERALIKAYDFYKNNPDKTVNITAKYVDMDKGVLKTALYNDKLSLSPDPNKKGTLEYWAILNKIGYVNTGNTDLSQYINTTVYKTALDQIVKENPNNANYQTLETEYSQNDA
- a CDS encoding ABC transporter ATP-binding protein; translated protein: MANITIENVSMKFELDDSEVTALTGINLKLNDGDFVSIIGPSGCGKSTLIDIIAGLKKPSQGKVLVENKEVTKPGSDFGIVFQDYSLFPWMSAYENLYFAIEHTNKKLSKEEIKRKSKKYLDTVGLSKFADKFPRTLSGGMRQRLAIARMFAIKPKAFLMDEPFGALDALNKVYMQDLLVYLWTRGDKRETTLYVTHDVDEALFFSDRIVVMTPSPGRIKEIINVDFPRPRCRVDIAKSAEYMSLRSKLISLLHDEMLESIAEQEKHLRDLK
- a CDS encoding ABC transporter permease, whose amino-acid sequence is MSFQEKSLQWFPTKLRTNLQHLLVFGIFFVLFAITFVLPNTSIPVGTNLFGAALGLLTLLFAIEIYIHREDSQKTVDLFLVLGLVLLLWDVATRLSLIDTILFPTPEAVFAVYSQDYSNIITGIFSSLSILGTGYLFAVILAVPIGLVIGWRKRVYNVAYPIAKVASPVPPIVYMPYAIALLPSFFLSSTFLIFIGAFWPILVGVIYGVFSIDHRILNSAKTLGLDEITIMKKVLLPGSMQSIFSGALIGLIISFITLTAAEIVGASSGLGWYIQYQSQFANYDGVLAGMIVLAIVVIFITIIFDRVQDYILRWQNTN